One Brassica napus cultivar Da-Ae chromosome A5, Da-Ae, whole genome shotgun sequence DNA window includes the following coding sequences:
- the LOC106450485 gene encoding cytochrome B5 has protein sequence MANLISFHDVAKHKCKNDCWILIHGKVYDISSFIDEHPGGDNVLLAVTGKDASTDFDDVNHSNEAKETMKKYCIGDVDKSTVPVTAKYIPPWEKESTAETTKEETGNKMLVYLIPLLILGVAFFLRFYNNKQTS, from the exons ATGGCGAATCTTATTTCGTTTCATGATGTGGCTAAACATAAGTGCAAGAATGATTGTTGGATTCTCATCCACGGAAAG GTCTATGACATCAGCAGTTTCATTGACGAACATCCTGGCGGTGACAATGTTCTACTCGCCGTCACCG GAAAGGACGCGTCGACTGATTTCGACGATGTGAATCATAGCAATGAAGCAAAAGAAACGATGAAGAAATATTGTATCGGTGACGTTGACAAGTCAACGGTTCCGGTGACGGCGAAGTATATTCCGCCGTGGGAGAAAGAATCTACGGCTGAAACCACAAAAGAAGAAACTGGAAACAAGATGCTTGTATACTTGATTCCTCTCTTGATTCTCGGCGTTGCTTTCTTTCTCAGATTCTACAACAACAAGCAGACAAGTTAA
- the LOC106450487 gene encoding protein TILLER ANGLE CONTROL 1 isoform X2 encodes MTIFNWVQKKLHQNVIRDGVAKSEKKKRGEGTSEIEKNTKAIMDQVGLVDALDNWFDGVLTIGTFGFDTLKFQEEAEIDDGDERESVGLDYVVIDGSIIKNVNQESDPLISNENKVYDHHEDLEALCINHFESVKTVERAVVVAAAAAETEVEPEKKRTTLAELFMEDRVKDDDTKHDKKKPKNRNLDVDGQEIKYHKQNGSKLPSKLSFAKKMIITKSKDTEDSRPIKNEHDSRPIKKVHQMIKRMLKKKIHPDMDASKASKKDGPYKPALNCEALETLYLLNVPDCVA; translated from the exons ATGACG ATCTTTAACTGGGTGCAGAAGAAGCTGCACCAAAATGTCATCAGAG ATGGTGTGGCGAAAAGCGAGAAAAAGAAGAGAGGTGAAGGAACAAGTGAGATAGAGAAGAACACGAAAGCTATAATGGATCAGGTTGGGTTAGTGGATGCTCTTGATAACTGGTTCGATGGAGTTCTCACCATCGGCACATTTGGTTTTGACACTTTGAAATTTCAAGAAGAAGCCGAAATAGATGATGGTGATGAACGCGAGAGTGTGGGTTTGGACTATGTGGTAATCGATGGTAGCATCATCAAGAACGTCAACCAAGAGTCGGACCCTCTTATCTCCAACGAGAATAAGGTTTATGATCATCATGAGGATTTAGAG GCATTATGCATTAATCACTTTGAGTCGGTCAAAACGGTTGAAAGGGCGGTGGTCGTGGCCGCGGCCGCGGCGGAGACCGAGGTGGAGCCGGAGAAGAAGAGGACAACACTAGCCGAGCTTTTCATGGAAGACCGAGTAAAAGACGATGATACGAAGCATGacaagaagaaaccaaagaacCGTAATCTTGATGTTGATGGCCAGGAGATTAAATATCATAAACAAAACGGGTCAAAGCTGCCTAGTAAGTTATCGTTTGCTAAGAAGATGATCATTACTAAGTCCAAAGATACAGAAGACTCGCGTCCAATCAAGAACGAGCATGACTCGCGTCCAATCAAGAAAGTGCATcag ATGATAAAGAGGATGTTAAAGAAGAAGATCCATCCAGATATGGATGCGAGTAAGGCGTCTAAAAAGGACGGTCCATACAAGCCAGCCCTGAATTGTGAAGCTCTCGAGACACTTTATCTTCTTAATGTTCCAG ATTGCGTGGCTTAG
- the LOC106450488 gene encoding serine/arginine repetitive matrix protein 1-like, producing the protein MSNVRPWFRLSSIARPTSQASSDPPPPPQPRQTTRRPVVVRTPARQPSPPRQQQPPSPPRQRPPPPRQQTPPSPPRQQTPPSPPRQRTPPRQRTSLPRQRTPPPPQERSPYHSPPSRHMSPPTPPKAASPSPPPPPPRWSYTPPPPTLKEVQEALPPRKPTSPPSPAHSTRSVVKPESETSRKAPSPRALSPYTLPPPQLHSERETTQKNIVTAEKTNQLQEPNHHNHNPNHNHQGNNTKKTPRQPSYSESENIMRSRVITIAGENKGAVMEILRSPSGNKTGGAGRHSSRGFHGTGEKGRRVQSSSSSSDEGEGKKKATKNHKANNSNLPMRAFINSNVQMINNSIVYNSTATHHDPGVHLKISRKPGSDNGFHVKDYTYGKNGGGYTN; encoded by the coding sequence ATGTCTAACGTTCGTCCATGGTTCCGTCTCTCTAGCATCGCTAGGCCTACATCACAAGCCTCAAGCGACCCACCTCCACCTCCTCAACCCCGACAAACCACTCGCCGTCCGGTCGTAGTCAGAACGCCGGCAAGACAACCGTCACCTCCACGTCAGCAACAACCTCCTTCTCCTCCACGTCAGCGTCCTCCCCCTCCACGTCAGCAAACACCTCCTTCACCTCCACGTCAGCAAACACCTCCTTCACCTCCACGTCAGCGAACACCTCCACGTCAGCGAACTTCCCTTCCACGTCAGCGAACACCTCCACCTCCTCAAGAGCGCTCTCCATATCATTCACCGCCGAGCCGCCACATGTCACCACCGACCCCACCAAAGGCTGCGTCTCCATcgccgccaccaccaccgcctAGGTGGTCATACACGCCGCCGCCACCAACTCTCAAGGAGGTTCAAGAAGCTTTACCACCGCGAAAGCCAACTTCACCACCGAGTCCAGCTCATTCGACTCGGTCAGTAGTAAAACCTGAATCAGAGACTTCTCGAAAAGCGCCATCACCGAGAGCACTCTCTCCTTACACTCTCCCACCTCCTCAGTTACATTCCGAACGTGAAACAACTCAGAAAAACATTGTCACAGCCGAGAAAACAAACCAACTCCAAGAACCAAACCACCATAACCATAACCCTAACCATAATCATCAAGGCAACAACACCAAGAAGACTCCACGTCAGCcatcttattccgaatccgaAAACATAATGCGCTCTCGAGTCATCACCATTGCAGGTGAAAATAAAGGTGCTGTAATGGAGATCCTACGTTCTCCTTCAGGCAACAAAACCGGAGGAGCGGGACGACATTCCTCTAGGGGTTTTCACGGCACGGGAGAGAAGGGACGGCGAGTTCAGAGTAGCAGCAGCAGCAGTGATGAAGGGGAAGGGAAGAAGAAAGCGACGAAGAACCATAAGGCTAATAATAGTAATCTCCCGATGAGAGCATTTATAAACAGTAACGTCCAGATGATTAACAACTCTATCGTTTACAACTCGACGGCGACTCATCACGATCCTGGCGTTCATCTTAAAATCTCTAGGAAACCTGGCTCCGACAATGGTTTCCACGTCAAGGACTACACGTACGGTAAAAATGGGGGTGGATACACCAACTAA
- the LOC106450492 gene encoding calcium-binding protein KIC-like, which produces MDPPSTKHFVLETNTTKMETKYEDMLPIMAEKMDVEEFVSELCKGFSLLADPKRDLITTESLQRNSGILGIEGMSKEDEEAMVREGDLNGDGVLNQTEFCVLMVRLSPEMMEDAETWLEKAISQEL; this is translated from the coding sequence ATGGACCCACCAAGCACTAAACACTTTGTACTAGAAACTAATACTACGAAGATGGAGACTAAATACGAAGACATGCTACCGATTATGGCGGAGAAGATGGACGTTGAAGAGTTTGTATCAGAGCTATGTAAAGGTTTCAGTTTGCTAGCGGATCCAAAGAGGGATCTGATCACAACTGAGAGTTTACAGAGAAACTCAGGGATACTTGGGATTGAAGGAATGAgcaaggaagatgaagaagcaatggtTAGAGAAGGAGACCTCAACGGAGATGGAGTTCTTAACCAAACCGAGTTCTGCGTTCTCATGGTTCGGTTAAGTCCCGAGATGATGGAAGATGCAGAGACTTGGCTGGAGAAAGCAATCAGCCAAGAACTCTGA
- the LOC106450496 gene encoding dof zinc finger protein DOF2.5-like, with the protein MDATKWTQGFQEMMNVKPMDQIMIPNNNTHQSNTTSSARPSTILTPNGVSAAGATVSGVSNNNNTAVVVERKARPQEKLNCPRCNSTNTKFCYYNNYNLTQPRYFCKGCRRYWTEGGTLRNVPVGGSSRKNKRLSSSSSSSNILQTTPSSLGLTTTLPDLNPPILFSNQIPNKSKGSSQDLNLLSFPVMQDQHHRVHMSQFLQMPKMEGNGNITHQQPSSSSSLYGSSPVSALELLRRGVSVSSNSVMPSGPMMDSSNNVMYTSSGFPTMVDYKPSNLSFSTDHHQGTGHNNHNRSDDAHHQGRVLFPFGDQMKELSSSITQEVDHDDNQQQKSHGNNNNNISSSPNNGYWSGMFSTTGGGSSW; encoded by the exons ATGGACGCTACGAAGTGGACACAG GGCTTTCAAGAAATGATGAACGTTAAACCAATGGACCAAATCATGATTCCTAATAACAACACACATCAATCAAACACCACGTCAAGTGCAAGGCCAAGCACCATTCTCACACCAAACGGCGTCTCAGCCGCTGGAGCCACCGTCTCTGGCgtaagcaacaacaacaataccGCGGTTGTGGTGGAGAGGAAAGCAAGACCACAAGAGAAACTAAATTGTCCAAGATGTAACTCAACCAACACAAAGTTTTGTTACTACAACAACTATAATCTAACACAACCAAGATACTTCTGCAAAGGTTGTCGAAGGTATTGGACCGAAGGTGGAACTCTTAGGAATGTCCCTGTCGGGGGAAGCTCAAGAAAGAACAAGAGAttatcttcgtcttcttcttcatcaaacaTCCTTCAGACAACACCATCTTCACTTGGTTTGACTACAACACTTCCAGATCTAAACCCACCAATTCTCTTCTCAAACCAAATCCCCAATAAATCAAAAGGGTCATCACAGGATCTCAACTTGTTGTCTTTCCCGGTCATGCAAGATCAGCATCATCGTGTTCACATGTCTCAGTTTCTTCAGATGCCTAAGATGGAAGGAAATGGCAACATAACTCATCAGCAGccttcatcatcatcctctcTCTATGGTTCTTCTCCTGTTTCAGCTCTTGAGCTTTTAAGAAGAGGAGTTAGTGTTTCTTCAAACTCAGTTATGCCTTCTGGTCCAATGATGGATTCATCAAACAATGTGATGTACACTTCTTCAGGATTTCCAACAATGGTGGATTACAAGCCAAgtaatctctctttctctactGATCATCATCAAGGGACTGGACACAACAACCACAATAGGTCAGATGATGCTCATCATCAAGGTAGGGTTTTGTTTCCATTTGGGGATCAAATGAAGGAGCTTTCATCAAGCATAACACAAGAAGTTGATCATGACGATAATCAACAACAGAAGAGTCatggtaataataataataatatttcttcaAGCCCTAATAATGGATACTGGAGTGGGATGTTCAGTACTACGGGAGGAGGATCTTCATGGTGA
- the LOC106450491 gene encoding serine/arginine-rich splicing factor RS31, with amino-acid sequence MRPVFVGNFEYETRQSELERLFSKYGRVERVDMKSGYAFVYFEDERDAEDAIRGIDNIPFGYEKRRLSVEWAKGERGKPHGKAASNQRPTKTLFVINFDPIRTKERDIERHFEPYAKVLNVRIRRNFAFVQFATQEDATKALESTQNSKLMDRVVSIEYALRDDDERDDRYAASPRRRSPSPVYRRRPSPDYGRPRSPEYDRYKGPDAYERRRSPDYGRRSPEYGRARSPGYDRYRSRSPVYRARG; translated from the exons ATGAGGCCGGTGTTCGTGGGGAACTTCGAGTACGAGACTCGCCAATCGGAGCTGGAACGGTTGTTCAGCAAGTACGGGAGAGTGGAGCGCGTTGACATGAAGTCTG GTTATGCTTTTGTGTATTTTGAGGATGAGCGTGATGCTGAGGATGCTATCCGTGGGATTGACAATATCCCTTTTGGCTATGAGAAACGCAGGCTCTCTGTCGAATGGGCTAAG GGTGAACGTGGGAAGCCTCATGGAAAGGCAGCCTCAAACCAGAGACCTACGAAGACACTCTTTGTCATCAACTTCGACCCTATCCGCACTAAAGAGCGTGATATCGAGAGGCACTTTGAGCCCTATGCCAAAGTTCTCAACGTCCGCATAAGACGCAACTTCGCATTCGTTCAATTTGCAACTCAGGAAGATGCAACCAAGGCCCTTGAATCTACACAAAACAg CAAGTTGATGGACAGGGTTGTATCCATTGAGTATGCTTTGAGGGATGATGATGAGAGAGATGATAGATACGCTGCTAGTCCGAGAAGGAGATCTCCTAGTCCAGTGTACAGGAGGCGTCCCAGTCCTGACTATGGCCGTCCTCGCAGTCCTGAGTATGACAGGTACAAGGGTCCAGATGCTTACGAAAGGCGTAGAAGCCCAGATTATGGTCGTCGCAGTCCTGAATACGGTAGAGCTAGGAGCCCCGGTTATGACAGATACAGAAG CCGGTCTCCTGTATACAGAGCAAGAGGTTGA
- the LOC106450487 gene encoding protein TILLER ANGLE CONTROL 1 isoform X1, whose product MTIFNWVQKKLHQNVIREIDGVAKSEKKKRGEGTSEIEKNTKAIMDQVGLVDALDNWFDGVLTIGTFGFDTLKFQEEAEIDDGDERESVGLDYVVIDGSIIKNVNQESDPLISNENKVYDHHEDLEALCINHFESVKTVERAVVVAAAAAETEVEPEKKRTTLAELFMEDRVKDDDTKHDKKKPKNRNLDVDGQEIKYHKQNGSKLPSKLSFAKKMIITKSKDTEDSRPIKNEHDSRPIKKVHQMIKRMLKKKIHPDMDASKASKKDGPYKPALNCEALETLYLLNVPDCVA is encoded by the exons ATGACG ATCTTTAACTGGGTGCAGAAGAAGCTGCACCAAAATGTCATCAGAG AAATAGATGGTGTGGCGAAAAGCGAGAAAAAGAAGAGAGGTGAAGGAACAAGTGAGATAGAGAAGAACACGAAAGCTATAATGGATCAGGTTGGGTTAGTGGATGCTCTTGATAACTGGTTCGATGGAGTTCTCACCATCGGCACATTTGGTTTTGACACTTTGAAATTTCAAGAAGAAGCCGAAATAGATGATGGTGATGAACGCGAGAGTGTGGGTTTGGACTATGTGGTAATCGATGGTAGCATCATCAAGAACGTCAACCAAGAGTCGGACCCTCTTATCTCCAACGAGAATAAGGTTTATGATCATCATGAGGATTTAGAG GCATTATGCATTAATCACTTTGAGTCGGTCAAAACGGTTGAAAGGGCGGTGGTCGTGGCCGCGGCCGCGGCGGAGACCGAGGTGGAGCCGGAGAAGAAGAGGACAACACTAGCCGAGCTTTTCATGGAAGACCGAGTAAAAGACGATGATACGAAGCATGacaagaagaaaccaaagaacCGTAATCTTGATGTTGATGGCCAGGAGATTAAATATCATAAACAAAACGGGTCAAAGCTGCCTAGTAAGTTATCGTTTGCTAAGAAGATGATCATTACTAAGTCCAAAGATACAGAAGACTCGCGTCCAATCAAGAACGAGCATGACTCGCGTCCAATCAAGAAAGTGCATcag ATGATAAAGAGGATGTTAAAGAAGAAGATCCATCCAGATATGGATGCGAGTAAGGCGTCTAAAAAGGACGGTCCATACAAGCCAGCCCTGAATTGTGAAGCTCTCGAGACACTTTATCTTCTTAATGTTCCAG ATTGCGTGGCTTAG
- the LOC106450490 gene encoding AAA-ATPase At2g46620, with product MGRILWLLGVGIVLFLVRIVLFKTGLIHMVKKWRRTIVDLFHVYQHYKVPEFNEVQENHLYRKVYTYLNSLSSIEDSDFTNLFTGKKSNDIVLRLDRNQVVGDEFLGARVCWTNGEDENGAKSFVLKIRKADKRRILGPYLQHIHTVADELEQRNTELKKLFINVKNKRWRSIPFNHPCTFDNIAMETDLKNKVKSDLESFLKGKQYYNRLGRVWKRSYLLYGPSGTGKSSFVAAMANFLDYDVYDVDLSKVADDSDLKMLLLQTRGKSVIVIEDLDRLAKSTAVSVSGILNFTDSILTSCAADERIMVFTMTGKENIDPAMLRPGRVDVHIHFPLCDFTAFKTLANSYLGVKEHKLFPQVEGIFQNGASLSPAEIGELMIANRSSPTRALKYVINALQRDGNVRRSFLENGSRRSEDASSEMSGPLCGGGGGGGGGSSPGVKEFRKLYGLLRIKSSRKSESYDAARD from the coding sequence ATGGGGAGGATTCTATGGCTACTTGGTGTGGGGATCGTTCTGTTCTTGGTTAGGATCGTGTTATTCAAAACCGGTTTGATTCACATGGTTAAGAAATGGAGGAGGACGATCGTCGATCTCTTTCACGTTTACCAGCACTACAAAGTCCCCGAATTCAACGAAGTTCAAGAGAATCATCTCTACAGGAAAGTGTACACCTATCTGAACTCGTTAAGCTCCATCGAGGATTCCGATTTCACGAACCTCTTCACCGGGAAAAAGTCAAACGATATCGTCCTCCGCTTGGATCGAAACCAGGTCGTTGGAGACGAGTTCCTCGGCGCTAGAGTTTGTTGGACCAACGGAGAAGACGAAAACGGCGCCAAGAGTTTCGTTTTGAAGATACGTAAAGCCGATAAACGGAGGATCCTCGGCCCTTATCTTCAGCATATACACACAGTGGCCGACGAGCTTGAACAGAGAAACACGGAGCTGAAGAAGCTTTTCATCAACGTAAAAAATAAACGGTGGAGATCGATTCCGTTTAATCATCCTTGCACGTTCGATAACATCGCAATGGAAACGGATCTGAAGAACAAAGTCAAATCCGATCTCGAATCGTTCCTCAAAGGGAAACAGTATTACAACCGTCTCGGCCGCGTTTGGAAACGGAGTTACCTCTTGTACGGACCTTCCGGCACCGGAAAATCGAGCTTCGTCGCGGCGATGGCGAATTTTCTTGACTACGATGTTTACGATGTAGATCTCTCAAAGGTAGCTGACGACTCGGATCTCAAGATGCTTCTGTTACAGACGAGGGGCAAGTCAGTGATCGTGATCGAGGATCTCGATCGGTTAGCGAAATCGACGGCTGTGAGCGTTTCGGGGATTTTGAATTTCACCGATAGTATTCTCACCTCTTGCGCTGCGGATGAACGGATCATGGTGTTCACGATGACGGGGAAAGAAAATATCGACCCGGCTATGCTCCGACCGGGTCGGGTCGACGTTCACATCCACTTTCCGTTATGCGACTTCACGGCGTTTAAAACGTTGGCCAACAGCTACTTGGGCGTGAAGGAGCACAAACTTTTCCCTCAGGTGGAAGGGATTTTTCAAAACGGCGCGTCTCTGAGCCCCGCCGAGATCGGGGAGCTGATGATCGCGAATCGCAGCTCCCCGACTCGTGCGCTCAAGTACGTTATCAATGCTCTGCAGAGGGACGGAAATGTGCGGCGTTCGTTTCTCGAAAACGGCTCGAGGAGATCGGAGGATGCTTCCAGCGAGATGAGCGGTCCTCTTTGCGGCGGcggaggcggaggaggaggaggaagctcGCCGGGGGTGAAGGAGTTCAGGAAGCTGTATGGGTTGTTGAGAATCAAAAGCAGTAGAAAGTCTGAGTCGTACGATGCGGCTAGGGATTAA
- the LOC125608880 gene encoding nicotianamine synthase 1-like, with translation MACQKAHFEMQILDLSNKISNLKSLKPSTYIDNLFQQLMSTCLPTDTNIEVEKLCPKVQNIRTNLINLRSEDIGYSEQHYSTVFGSLEENPLHHLDLCPYYTNYLKLSKVEFDLLMLHTSHVPTKIVFVASGVLPFTSIILDMSHLPNTTFENFDIDPQANSLASQLVSRDTNLSSFNISRLFYN, from the coding sequence ATGGCTTGCCAAAAGGCTCATTTCGAGATGCAAATTCTCGACTTGTCTAACAAAATCTCCAATCTCAAGAGCCTTAAACCTTCCACTTATATCGACAATTTGTTCCAACAGCTCATGTCCACGTGCTTGCCTACGGACACAAATATCGAAGTTGAAAAGTTGTGCCCAAAAGTCCAAAACATCAGAACCAATCTCATCAACCTACGTAGTGAAGATATAGGGTATTCAGAGCAACACTACTCTACGGTCTTCGGATCTCTCGAAGAAAACCCACTTCACCATTTAGATCTCTGCCCTTACTACACTAACTACCTCAAACTGAGCAAGGTCGAGTTTGATCTCCTCATGCTACACACGAGCCATGTCCCAACCAAGATCGTGTTTGTGGCCTCCGGTGTGTTGCCCTTCACATCCATCATCTTAGATATGTCCCACCTCCCAAATACGACGTTCGAGAACTTTGACATCGACCCTCAAGCCAATTCACTTGCCTCCCAACTTGTCTCACGCGATACTAATCTTTCTAGTTTTAACATATCTCGTCTGTTTTATAATTGA